The following is a genomic window from Deltaproteobacteria bacterium.
AACTGAGAGGTGAGGTGCGCTAAAAATTTGATGCCGTTATCTATCATGTTGATATTAATGAGTTTTATTTATCTCCCACTTTTCTCTTGACAGGAGGCAATATAGGATGTCCCCCTTTTTTTCGTCTCATAAGTTAGGCTCGATATGAGAGAAGGAAATCGGGACATCATGAAAAATGATTCGCGTATTGTCCGATCGATAATATTATCTGTTTTAATCGCAGTCTTTCTAACTGGATGCGGAGACGGTAGTAGTAATGAAGGACCGTCGGATGATGATAAACAGCTATTAAAATGGTTAAATAAACCGGATGACCCATTAAGGCCGCAAGATTATGAGAATAGGTATTTTGCCGAATTGAGCCATGCTATCGAGGCCAAAAAGATCGTTTATTTGGAATATGCGGGAAGAAAGGAGATAACGCACCGTCAAGTGGTTCCAGAGCGGTTATTTAGAAAAGGTGAACATATTTATCTTGATGCGTTCTGTTTAATGAGAAACCAATACCGGATATTCCGACTTGATCAAATAAAGTATCTCCAGGTAGAGGAAAAGAAAAGGGATCAAGTCTTTGATTGACTTTTGGAAGGAAAGGGATCGTATCGTTACTCTCGACAATGCAGAATACACACAACCTCATCAACCATCACAGCGGAGGCGCCAACCCGCACCACCCTGAGGCAAATGCCTTGACAAATTGAAAATACGTGTTACAATGTCTTACGGAAGTACGGGATGAAGCCGACATTAACAATTAGATTGCCTGAAGATATGCGATCAATGCTTCAGGAAATCAGCACTAATGAGCAGAAGCCCATTAGTGACATCGTACGGGAATCCTTACGCAGGTACATTGCAGTTTATCAATTTCGGCGTCTCAGTAATAAGGTTCTTCCTTTTGCTGAAGCTCAAGGTCTCCTAACCGACGAAGACGTCTTTCTGGCTCTTCAGTGAGGGTTGTTCTTGATTCCAATGTAACTATTGCTGCGTTTGCAGCACGAGGCTTATGTAATGCTCTCTTTGAAAGCTGTATAGGAAACCATGAAATTGTCCTGTGTGAAGAAATCCTGAGTGAAATCTCTGATAAGCTCAAAAACAAAATCCGCCTTCCGGATGAAATAATCCATCAGATACTCATATTGCTGAGATCATACTCAATTATTGTTATTCCGGAAAAAGCTGCTATTAATTCTTTACGAGACAAAAAAGACCTTATGGTGCTTGGTTCTGCTGTTGCTGGTGGGGTCAGTTATATCGTAGCAGGAGATAAAGACTTACTTGAAGTTGGTAAATACAAAGATATTAAGATCATCGATCCTCGATCTTTTTGGGAAAAACTGAAAGACCAGTTGAACAAAGGCAACCAATCCCAAAGCCCGAAGAAGGCAAGGAACAGATAAGCCTATTTTAACCGCCATTTACTTTTTCACTGTAAAATATTGCTTATTACTAACTGAACCGCACAGAAGTAATACGGTAACAGGGCCAGTGGTTGCAGACTCAGGAACAATTACCAAGATTTTAGTGTTTGTCCATTTTACAATTTCGGCTTTTACCCCGGGACTAAAGATGACCACACCTTCTTCCGTGCTGAATCTATGTCCTCGGATTTGCACCTGGTCTCCAGGCTTGCCAGTCAGTGGGAAAATCGTTTTTATATAAGGCTTGGGACACGGTTTTTTTCTTTCTGCGCATATACGACTGTTGATGAAGATAACAAAAATATCGATAGCAAAACGCTGAAAATAAGGTAACGTCTCGGGAATAACTTTTTATTCATAGCACTATCCTTATGTGTTTAGCCTAAGCCTGTCAAGACACAACCCTTATGTTCTTCCTATTAGAATTTCAAAAATCAAGACCTGCCCCTCCATGACCTCAAATTTCCAGCGATGTTTGTAAAAATTCAAGGGCAGATCCCATCCAAACCATCCGAATACATGTCTATCACTTAAAGCGCCAGGTAATTATTCCATGTGAGGTATCATAGGGTGAAACGCTTATCTGGACCCGATCACCTGGTATCACCCTAATCCTTTTCTTTTTCATCCGGCCGCAAAGGACACCCCTGACAACGATATTGTCGTCGCATTCAATTTCCATTGTCCCGCGACCCAAAACCTTGATCACTACACCTTCCAGTTGTATTAAATCGTCTCGACTCAAGATACTCCTTTCGTCGTATCAACGTCACTTTGCAGTTGAAATAAGGATCTTTTTCAAACAAGATCTTTTTGTTTTAATAATTTTATCACATTAACCATGCTCGGGCAATACAAAAAGCCCTTTTGCAGGACCCAGTTTATCACCTATTAGAAAGGATCAAGAAATCTCATTTTTGACAACTCATTATTTTTTTTAGCGGAAAGACATTGCAGAGTTGTCGCCGAGGATCAGGCAAATGAGAATCGGCAGATAGTCTCATACTCGCAAAACCGGCAGATCTCCTCTTCCGTGGCTGGATAAAAGAGCGGGGCCTCTATCATATGCTTTATCAGGTAGGCAAGCAGGGCGGGGAAGGTCCCTGAGAACCAGGAGATATAGGCGTCCCGGAGTCCATTGAGCCTGTCAGGGGGGACGAAATAAAGTTCCTCACCCCCTTTCCCCAGGTCCACATAGGCCGAAAGGGTCCTGCCCAAATCCTCTCCCTTGCCCGATGCCACCAAGAGGACATAGAGGGGGAGTTGCAGGTCTTTAATCACCCCCGTGACGGCCTTTAGGCCCTCACGGTCAAGTTTTTCAGGGAGGGGAAAAGGAAGGAGCCTTTTTTCGAAGTGACCTTTGGCGAAGCCCCCTACCCTACCCGTCTTATAATCCAATATGATCTGGTGCCCTTCCCTTTTGTCTATCCGATCCACCTTCCCATAGAAGGAAAATTCACCGAGGCCCACAGGGAGGGTTAAGCAATACTCCTCCTCTAAGGCGTCGATGAAGGTAGCCTCCGGCATCTGTGAGAGATAGCCTTTGAGGCGATAGGCAGCGGTATGCTCCAAAAAGAACCGCTTCTCCGGGGCCAAACAGCGGTACATCGTCGATCCCCTAAAGTGTTCCTGGAAGATGCTGATCAGCCTTTTAGGATCGTTGTCTTTGGCCTTTACGTATGTCTTCTTTAGATAAAGGGCGAAATAGTCCTCCAAGGCCTGGTGGACGATCATGCCCAAGTCAGCGGAGTCCACATCTTCAGGGACGGAGGTAGTCGGCCTGAGGCCCAGGAGATAATGATAGTAAAATTTCAAGGGACATAGCAGGTAGGTGTTCAGCAGTGAGGCAGAAAGGCCATCTCTGCGGCTCTTCTCGCAGAGGAACTGCCTCACCCTCTGCTGGTCCTCCCCTCTCTTTGCTAGGCCCCCTTGCTTGAGGAAACACTCTCCGGATATGTGCAGGGATGCCTTCTCAACGCAGTCCCCCAGGAGGGTGCCCCTCCCCTCCTCCTGTTGCCAGAGGAGCCTCTCAATAAAGCGACTTCTCACCTGTTTCCCCTCCAGGCCGGAGGAAGCAGGCAGGGTGGAGGCCTGCCAGAGGAGGTGGGCCTCCTTAGCGCAGTAGATGAGGCGTTCAAAGTGGTAACGGACAATGGCCTCTTCCCGCTCGCGGCCCGCCAGGCCAATGGCCCCCTTTAGGGGCTCGGGCAGAAGGGGGTTCACCTCCGCATGGGCAGGTACGACCTCTTCATTCACATCGACCACAATGACCTTGTCAAAGGAGAGGAGTCTCGTCTCCAAGAGGCCCAAGACCTGGAGTCCGACCAAGGGGTATCCCTCAAAGGGGGTGCGGGCCATGCGCACCACACCCCTCAGCAGTGAGAATAGCAGCTTCTTGCCCATGGGCTGCTGAGAAAAGAGGGCATCCTCCAAACTGGGGATCACGCTATCGTCCAAGGTATAGATGAACTCATTGTCTAAGGGGTGATAGTGCAAAAAATCCCCCTGCTCCAAAAAGGGAGAGAAGAGGAAGCGCACCATCCCCCTTAAGGCAGCGGCCAGATCCAGGGGCGTTTGCAGATTCCCCCAAGGGGCCAAGAGGTGACGGTGGAGTTCCCGAACGAACTCCTTGACTTCCTCCAAGTCCAAGCCTTCCGCCGCAAGGAACTTTCTATCCCGCTCAGGATCCTCGGATATGGAAACAAGGTCCACCAATTCCATCTCCGACAGAAAGGGTTTACCATAGTACCTGATCTTTTCTTCCAGCAGGTGGAGGATTATGCGCCCCTCTTTGCCAGAGGAGGTGGGGAGCCTCCGCACATAGGGATGTCTGATGAGGGTGACGTAGTCCTGATGATAATAGGCCCCTTGCTCATCCCGCCCCTCCTGAAGCCTCATGAGCTGTTCCATGAGGGAAAAGAGGGCC
Proteins encoded in this region:
- the infA gene encoding translation initiation factor IF-1, encoding MSRDDLIQLEGVVIKVLGRGTMEIECDDNIVVRGVLCGRMKKKRIRVIPGDRVQISVSPYDTSHGIITWRFK
- a CDS encoding PD-(D/E)XK nuclease family protein, with protein sequence MNKVTVIPLGENFLQRLAEEVFGQHFSPDDPLALSQVTILIPHRRGAVYLRNYLFELIGTQKRRPFLPPKIIAIEDFVEEVAVKLEDHPRHPISPPDQAWVLFGVVQGSSTYGRVTTSWDIFFPWGIRLAALLEEIDRELAVPRDIPYPEDVPHEATALLEGLKGIYAAFDRHLREEDLTTKAKRLRLVAERIEKAPIAEGPFYLAGFYALTGAEERIFRYLFTQGARILWHADPDQLPPLYRRWKEDWGLEIEIKGEGIIHSPCLHFYEAYDLHAELLQVTKILPEGVQRPDQCALVLPNPSALVPTLYSLHPEMPVNISLGYPLERTALFSLMEQLMRLQEGRDEQGAYYHQDYVTLIRHPYVRRLPTSSGKEGRIILHLLEEKIRYYGKPFLSEMELVDLVSISEDPERDRKFLAAEGLDLEEVKEFVRELHRHLLAPWGNLQTPLDLAAALRGMVRFLFSPFLEQGDFLHYHPLDNEFIYTLDDSVIPSLEDALFSQQPMGKKLLFSLLRGVVRMARTPFEGYPLVGLQVLGLLETRLLSFDKVIVVDVNEEVVPAHAEVNPLLPEPLKGAIGLAGREREEAIVRYHFERLIYCAKEAHLLWQASTLPASSGLEGKQVRSRFIERLLWQQEEGRGTLLGDCVEKASLHISGECFLKQGGLAKRGEDQQRVRQFLCEKSRRDGLSASLLNTYLLCPLKFYYHYLLGLRPTTSVPEDVDSADLGMIVHQALEDYFALYLKKTYVKAKDNDPKRLISIFQEHFRGSTMYRCLAPEKRFFLEHTAAYRLKGYLSQMPEATFIDALEEEYCLTLPVGLGEFSFYGKVDRIDKREGHQIILDYKTGRVGGFAKGHFEKRLLPFPLPEKLDREGLKAVTGVIKDLQLPLYVLLVASGKGEDLGRTLSAYVDLGKGGEELYFVPPDRLNGLRDAYISWFSGTFPALLAYLIKHMIEAPLFYPATEEEICRFCEYETICRFSFA
- a CDS encoding IPT/TIG domain-containing protein — encoded protein: MPETLPYFQRFAIDIFVIFINSRICAERKKPCPKPYIKTIFPLTGKPGDQVQIRGHRFSTEEGVVIFSPGVKAEIVKWTNTKILVIVPESATTGPVTVLLLCGSVSNKQYFTVKK
- a CDS encoding WYL domain-containing protein; the encoded protein is MKNDSRIVRSIILSVLIAVFLTGCGDGSSNEGPSDDDKQLLKWLNKPDDPLRPQDYENRYFAELSHAIEAKKIVYLEYAGRKEITHRQVVPERLFRKGEHIYLDAFCLMRNQYRIFRLDQIKYLQVEEKKRDQVFD
- a CDS encoding putative toxin-antitoxin system toxin component, PIN family; amino-acid sequence: MRVVLDSNVTIAAFAARGLCNALFESCIGNHEIVLCEEILSEISDKLKNKIRLPDEIIHQILILLRSYSIIVIPEKAAINSLRDKKDLMVLGSAVAGGVSYIVAGDKDLLEVGKYKDIKIIDPRSFWEKLKDQLNKGNQSQSPKKARNR